The Vulpes vulpes isolate BD-2025 chromosome 10, VulVul3, whole genome shotgun sequence genome has a window encoding:
- the LOC112914735 gene encoding mitotic-spindle organizing protein 1-like, with translation MYLKNNKKLLPPPSASAMASSSGAGAAAAAAANLNAVRETMDVLLEISIILNTGLDMETLSICVRLCEQGINPEALSSVIKELRKATETLKAAENTS, from the coding sequence ATGTACTTAAAGAACAACAAGAAGCTTCTCCCGCCTCCCTCGGCCTCCGCCATGGCGAGCAGCAGCGGtgccggggcggcggcggcagcggcggcgaaCCTCAACGCGGTGAGGGAGACCATGGACGTTCTGCTGGAAATTTCAATAATTCTGAATACTGGCTTAGATATGGAAACTTTGTCTATTTGTGTACGGCTTTGTGAACAAGGAATTAACCCAGAAGCTTTATCGTCGGTTATTAAGGAACTTCGCAAGGCCACTGAAACACTAAAGGCTGCTGAAAATACAAGCTGA